From Bradyrhizobium erythrophlei:
GATAGCGGGCGATGACAGCTGAAAGTGTGGCGCGCTCTTCCCGCGGCCTCCAGACGTGCGTTTAACTCTCGCGGCGCGGTGCGCCCGAGGTTTGCATTTGTCTCTCGCCCCAAAGAGGGCGTGGGGAATGCCGGGTGCCAGCGCACCCGCAGCCGCGCGTGTAGTGTAGTAAGCACGCGCGTTAGTCACCACGGTCGCGCCGAGACACCCGGCATTCCCGCACGCAATGGTTTTAACGGCTTCCTTCGTACTCTCCCCGGTGATCGGGCTTTTTTGTCACCGTCACTTCACGGATAACTCCGCAAAGCTTGACGCCGGCGTCGAGGCGTCAGGACCACACGACTTCTCCGTCCGCAAGAAAAGCGCTTTCGTCAGAAGCGCTCCTCGCGTCCACCGCATCCCGTCCCAACGTTCGTGACGATGGCCAACGCCCCTCTCTGAAGGACAGGACGGCGGGAGTTATAAAGGTGATTTGGGTGTTCTGAAAATCAGAATATTTTTGCAAAAGGGGCTGGACAGAGGCTGTCGAAAAACACGAAGTGATTTGCCCGTCGGGCCGCGTCTCTCTCTGAACCTCCTCCGAATTGATGGACACCTGTAGTAGGCTCGTGGAGCTAGGAGGTGTCGGATGGAAGCACGTCAACGCCGGTCGTTTACGGACGACTACAAGCGGCAAGCGGTCGATCTGGTGGCGTCGAGCGGCCGCTCGATCGGATCGGTGGCCAAGGAGCTTGGCCTGCGCGATTCCGTACTCCGGCGCTGGGTGGAGCAGCGTGGGGCCGGGCTGGAGCCGACGGCGGCGGCGCGGCGCCCCACAACGCAGGCGACGCTGCCGTCGGCGGACCACGCGGCGGAGATCGCTCGTTTGCAGCGAGAGAACGAGCGGCTGCGCATGGAGCGCGACATTTTAAAAAAGTCGATCGCGATCTTTGCTGGGACGCGGACATGAGATTCCGCTTCATCGAAGATCGCCGCGCTGACTACCCGGTGACGATCCTGTGCGAGGTACTCGGAGTCTCGCCGGCCGGTTATTATGCCTGGCGCGCGCGCCCGGAGAGCCGGCGATCCATAGCCAATCGTGCGCTCATCGACGACATCGAACGGGTCCACCGCGAGGCGTGCGGACGCTATGGCAGCCCGCGCATCCATGCCGAGCTGAGGGCCCAGGGCCGCGGGGCGAGCCGCGGTCGCATCGAGCGACTGATGCGCCGTCACGGGATCAGGGCCATCATGGCGCGGCCACGGCGGGTGGGCACCACCGACGGCCGTCACGACTTCCCGATCGCCCCGAACCTGCTCGAGCGGAACTTCAGCGCCGCCGCGCTGAACCAGATCTGGCTCGCCGACATCACTTATGTCGAGACTGTTCAGGGCTGGCTCTATCTGGCCACCGTCATGGACCTGTACAGCCGCAAGATCGTCGGCTGGGCGATGGCGGATCATTTGCGCGCCGACCTGCCATTGGCGGCTTTGCGGATGGCAATCTCAGCGCAGCGGCCTAGTGCCGGCCTGATCCACCATTCCGATCGGGGCGTTCAATATGCCTCGGCGGAGTATCGCAAAATGGTGCAGTCCGCCGGCTTCAAGGCTTCGATGAGCCGTAAAGGCGACTGCTATGACAACGCCCCGATGGAGAGCTTCTTTCACACCCTCAAGACCGAGCTCGTCCATCACCGGCAGTATGCAACACGGGAGCAAGCCAGACGTGATATCTTCGCTTACATTGAAGGCTTCTACAATCGAACGCGGCGTCACTCGGCCATCGGATATATCAGCCCGATCGAGATGGAGCTAAAAGCAGCTTAACCTTGTCCATTTTTTCGGGGGAAGATCACTCACCGCTCTTCGCGGCGTCGAGACGAGCGAAGCTCGCTCTGAGAGGGTTGGGGTGAGGGGCTGCCTCCACAAGCTCGACTCGCTGAGAGTCCCCCTCACCCGCCCGGCTTCGCTGCGCTTCGCCGGGCGACCTCTCCCCGCATCCGCCTTCGCCCGAAGGCGGGCTTCGGCGGACAAGAGCGGGGCGAGGTCCAGATCCGCGTCACTTGCCGGTGACGAACTGCAGCCAGGCGGCCTGCTGCGCCTTGTCGAGAGTCTTTCTTTCTTCGGCGAGTTCGCCGACGCGCTTGGCGGCGACGGCGGTTGCATGGTTCGCGATGTTGTAGCGGTCCACGGTGCGCTGAAACTGGAACACGAACTGGCCGTCGACGACCTTGTAGGCGCCGGCCTCCCCGGCTATGACGGCGACCAGGCTTTCGTAGGCGCGATAAAACTCGGCGCGCGCCGCCATCATGTTCGAGAACAAGGCGCTCCTCTCCGCATGCCGCTTGTCGACGATATCCAGAAGCCTGGTCAGCGTCTCTTCCCCCGCGTGCAGGGAGAGCGCGTATTTCTCGATCGCGTCGCGTTCGGTCTTGAGCAGCGCCGTGTAGCGCGGCATGAAGGCTGATGCATTGGCTTCCGCCGTTTTCAAATCGCGGCGAAGCGTCTCGAGATCGGGTCTGTTCAACGCGGCGAGATTGATGCCGGCTGGAATCGGCGGCTGCTCGACTTCACCGGATAATTTGTCGGCCGCCGCATTGGTGTCAGTCGCTGCCCTGCCGGCCATCGCCACCAGCTGCAGGAATTTGTCGGAGGGATGCTGCCGCAGCGCCGCGTCGATTTGGGCGGGCTCGGTGATGCCCTGCAAGGCGACCTGGCTTTCGCGGGCGGCGTTGCGTTCCAAAAGCCGGCCGAGATCGGCGAGGTACCAGGCCCCGAAGGAAAGCGCGACAAAGACCACGAACAAGCACAGGAAGGCTATTCGAACGCGCCATCGTGCTTTCGGATCCGAAGGCACTGGCATCAGCACCAGCATTGCGATACGCCCCTAAGCGGAATGGGCCGGGAGCGAGTATAGATTGGTTCGCTCGGGCGGGAACGGGAAAAATTTGTCGGGAAACGGGTCGCGCGAACGCGCGCCCGATGACAGGCTCCGCGAAGCAATCCATAGTGCGGCGAACCGTGAAAATGGTTGCTTCGTCGCTTCGCTCCCTTGCGCAAACGCTTCGCGTTTGTCGCAGGCAATGACGGCGGGAATCACCCTTTCCTCGGCTTTGACGCTGGAACACCGGGACCAAAATTGCCATGCTGGCTCACGGTCCAGCCCAAAGGCGTTCATCCAGGGAGAAACTTCATGCGTATCGCGGTTATCGGCGCCGGCGGGGTCGGGGGTGGATTTGGCGCGGCGCTGGCGAAGGCGGGCGCCGATGTCACCTTCGTCGCGCGCGGCGCGCATCTCGCCGCCATGAAGGGCGTCGGCCTGAAGGTCACCGGCCCGCTCGGCGACACCCATCTGGTGCCGACGCAGGCGACCGACGATCCCGCAACGATCGGCAAGGTCGATATC
This genomic window contains:
- a CDS encoding IS3 family transposase (programmed frameshift), translating into MEARQRRSFTDDYKRQAVDLVASSGRSIGSVAKELGLRDSVLRRWVEQRGAGLEPTAAARRPTTQATLPSADHAAEIARLQRENERLRMERDILKKSNRDLCWDADMRFRFIEDRRADYPVTILCEVLGVSPAGYYAWRARPESRRSIANRALIDDIERVHREACGRYGSPRIHAELRAQGRGASRGRIERLMRRHGIRAIMARPRRVGTTDGRHDFPIAPNLLERNFSAAALNQIWLADITYVETVQGWLYLATVMDLYSRKIVGWAMADHLRADLPLAALRMAISAQRPSAGLIHHSDRGVQYASAEYRKMVQSAGFKASMSRKGDCYDNAPMESFFHTLKTELVHHRQYATREQARRDIFAYIEGFYNRTRRHSAIGYISPIEMELKAA
- a CDS encoding 2-dehydropantoate 2-reductase N-terminal domain-containing protein, with the protein product MRIAVIGAGGVGGGFGAALAKAGADVTFVARGAHLAAMKGVGLKVTGPLGDTHLVPTQATDDPATIGKVDIVLFCVKLWDVESAGEAIKPLIGPRHRGDPAAERHRCP